A window of the Hevea brasiliensis isolate MT/VB/25A 57/8 chromosome 6, ASM3005281v1, whole genome shotgun sequence genome harbors these coding sequences:
- the LOC110634621 gene encoding uncharacterized protein LOC110634621, producing MSPSSKSKSKSKDKASARASKEQQKASTKPSGSTNTALGNPASAYNPISGTFHNLEIPSAASSQPFHDNGRFKNIDDTDEHSSSPRGTVSECDSVSNNGSCSGESEDPKEKTANSTRQEIVPGLDNDRREKIRLKNEKKHQRQRERRAQELHERCSRYLMSRKLEDLSQQLVAMGFSRERATLALVLNEGKVEESVNWLFEASEDEAHSKDIKLGSGCNLKIDIREELAQISAMEVRYKFSKQEVERAVVTCEGDLEKAEEILQTQKQESPATALTPEETTDANHLKRTQEKPMLSALVAIQKRRNERDFNYAKTAVEVPMYSDPGSRNMQSVNQPKSLAEKRWSTSGSSPSSSLARASAMQVTPPSSKLEVRLGVSGNEGKNHQQTLREPVVMMQRPQSINAKQNQLPSVSASPSATTGWYSSIASGVESVRSLLPNQSSGSLGLVNQNTEQFYHPASYKESPFLFDGPVDSTSEGLGGSWGTMRKSPSFAAPYEPQGSFGTMNASSPSLAAPSSLGLFSGWGSAGTLGSSSHVDWNTGGLMPEFDYTSIDWTLDSNLSSSKLGGLWLGLSSLLRNSTGTSMNGMNSSCISGLRDGGATKESSSSASLHEWTSPFAGKDIFSLPRQFVTSPSP from the coding sequence AGCTGCCTCTTCCCAGCCTTTCCATGATAATGGCCGTTTCAAAAATATAGATGACACAGATGAGCATTCCAGTAGCCCCCGTGGAACCGTATCTGAATGTGATTCGGTTTCGAACAATGGGAGTTGCTCTGGTGAGTCTGAAGATCCAAAAGAGAAGACAGCCAATTCTACCCGGCAAGAAATTGTACCTGGTTTAGACAATGACAGGAGAGAGAAGATTCGACTGAAGAATGAGAAGAAGCACCAGCGACAAAGGGAGAGGCGGGCACAAGAGTTGCATGAGCGTTGCAGTAGGTATCTGATGTCAAGAAAACTGGAAGACCTTTCACAGCAGCTTGTGGCAATGGGTTTTTCTCGTGAGCGGGCAACCTTGGCCCTTGTGTTGAATGAGGGCAAGGTAGAAGAATCAGTAAACTGGCTTTTTGAGGCAAGTGAAGATGAAGCTCATAGCAAGGACATTAAACTAGGAAGCGGTTGTAACTTGAAAATTGATATTAGGGAGGAGCTTGCTCAGATCTCAGCAATGGAGGTGAGGTACAAATTCTCAAAGCAGGAGGTTGAAAGAGCAGTTGTTACTTGTGAAGGTGATCTTGAGAAGGCAGAAGAGATCTTACAAACACAAAAGCAGGAATCACCTGCTACTGCACTAACTCCAGAAGAGACTACCGATGCCAATCATCTAAAGAGAACACAAGAAAAGCCCATGCTGTCAGCTTTGGTTGCAATACAAAAGAGAAGAAATGAGCGAGATTTTAACTATGCCAAAACTGCAGTAGAAGTGCCAATGTATTCAGATCCTGGGAGCAGAAACATGCAGTCCGTGAACCAACCCAAGTCACTTGCTGAGAAGAGGTGGTCCACATCAGGATCAAGTCCATCATCGTCATTAGCTAGGGCATCAGCTATGCAAGTGACACCTCCATCATCAAAATTGGAGGTCAGGCTTGGTGTTTCTGGAAATGAAGGGAAAAATCATCAGCAAACACTGAGGGAACCAGTAGTTATGATGCAGCGTCCCCAATCTATAAATGCCAAGCAAAATCAATTGCCTAGTGTAAGTGCCTCACCTTCTGCAACAACTGGATGGTATTCAAGTATTGCATCAGGTGTTGAAAGTGTAAGGTCATTACTTCCAAATCAGAGCAGTGGAAGTCTTGGTTTGGTAAATCAGAATACAGAGCAATTCTACCATCCTGCTTCATATAAAGAAAGCCCATTCCTCTTTGATGGTCCTGTTGATTCCACATCTGAAGGTTTGGGAGGTTCATGGGGCACAATGCGCAAATCTCCTTCTTTTGCAGCTCCATATGAGCCTCAGGGTTCGTTTGGTACAATGAATGCATCTTCACCATCACTTGCAGCTCCATCGTCACTTGGTCTATTTTCTGGTTGGGGCTCAGCAGGAACTTTAGGTTCATCATCACATGTGGATTGGAATACTGGAGGCTTGATGCCAGAGTTTGACTATACCAGTATAGATTGGACTTTGGATTCAAATCTGTCATCCTCCAAACTGGGTGGGTTGTGGTTGGGGCTTTCTTCATTATTGAGGAACAGTACTGGCACGAGCATGAATGGTATgaatagttcctgcatatcagggTTGCGGGATGGTGGGGCAACTAAAGAATCGTCATCTTCTGCTAGTTTGCATGAGTGGACGTCTCCTTTTGCTGGGAAGGACATATTTAGTTTGCCTAGGCAATTTGTTACTTCTCCATCTCCTTAG